In Paraglaciecola sp. T6c, the sequence CCCACAACAGACCTCTGGTGCCTTATTTTTTATGGCCGCAATTTTATTGTTTAAAGTTGCCGGTGCTATTTCAGCGGGTATCTTGGTGATGCTCTTTGTCAGTGATAGACCGTGGCGCAAGCTGCGTCATATTGACGACATCAACTTTGCCCAAGGCAATCAACAAAATGAGGGAAAACGACAGCCGTTTAATCATGCCTATAACGGCCATTCGCCAAAATAACGCGCTGCTCTATAGATCATTCGTAAAAGCGCGTTAGCACATTGGCGGCGATAAAAAGGCGCTAAAACATTAGCGCCAAAATCGGGATGGTGATAGAAGGTTTTCGGCTCACCGATATCTGCGTATCGTCATGAGCATTCACGTTACTCCTGAGCAAATAAGTCAGTACTGAAATAACGCTCTGCGGTATCCGCTAAGATAGTCACTATATTTTTGCCCGTAAGCTCTGCTCGCTGAGCGACTTGAACAGCCGCGTATGCCGCTGCGCCGGATGAAATACCCACTGGCAAACTCTCTACGCGAGCAAGTTCCCTAGCATACGCAATAGCGTCTTCGTTACTCACGGTCATGATTTCATCTAACAAACTGACATCTAATACGTCAGGCACGTGCCCTGAACTTAGTCCTTGAATTTTGTGCACACCGCCACGACCCTCACTCAACACAGGGCAAGATGCCGGCTCTACCGCAATGATTTTTATTTTAGGGTTACGAATTTTAAGCGCTTTGGCGATACCAGTGATGGTGCCGCCTGTGCCGACGCCAGCGATCAGCACGTCAACTTCTCCATTGGTGTCGCGCCAAATCTCCTGTGCGGTACTGTTAAAATGCATATCAGGATTCGCTTGGTTGCCGAACTGATCAAGCATCACAGCGCTTCGCGTTTCTCCTACCAAGGCTTTTGCCTTATCGATAGCGCCCTTAGTGCCTAAGTCTTTTGGTGTGGTGATCACTTTCGCGCCATAGTGCTTAATCAATTTTTGACGTTCAATCGAC encodes:
- the cysK gene encoding cysteine synthase A, translating into MSTEALSIAVNNTHDDNHNLPADPKSPSATFTRGRIYEDITQTIGNTPLVRLSRLGKKYSTLGEILAKVEYFNPAGSIKDRPALAMINALMLSDSFDENTQIIEATSGNNGVACAWICAMKGIPLTIVIPEHMSIERQKLIKHYGAKVITTPKDLGTKGAIDKAKALVGETRSAVMLDQFGNQANPDMHFNSTAQEIWRDTNGEVDVLIAGVGTGGTITGIAKALKIRNPKIKIIAVEPASCPVLSEGRGGVHKIQGLSSGHVPDVLDVSLLDEIMTVSNEDAIAYARELARVESLPVGISSGAAAYAAVQVAQRAELTGKNIVTILADTAERYFSTDLFAQE